The region CCCCCAAATGGTGGGCGTGATCGCTCGCGCACCATGATAACATCAGCCTGGTTTTGCCGCAATACCTGGCTCTGACGGGCGAGTCGGCGCTCCCTTGCCGGGGCCGGCACCTACTTGTCTCGAACAGGTAGCGACGCGAAATTCAAGGTCGTTTCCACCACTCAAGCCCAAGGCCCTCCTGTGCGATTGCTCCCGCGAGACGAGCGATTTTTTGATTTGTTCACGTCGGTGGCCACCCTCAATGTCGAGGCGGCCAAGCACCTCCATGAGTTGTTCAAAGCGGAGCCTGACAGCCGCGCGTACCTCGCGGAGTCGATCAAGCGGCTCGAGCATGAAGCGGATGTCTTGACCCATGACGTCATTACCCGGCTCGACCGGAGCTTCATTACGCCACTCGACCGCGAAGACATCCATATGCTGGCATCCCGCTTGGATGACGTTTTGGATCGAATCGACGGGACGGCGCGCCGGGCCCAGATCTTCCGGCCCGGCCATACTCCCCAGGGGATCGTCCTGATCACCGACGTGATCGTCCGCTCGACGGTTCAACTCAACGAAGCAGTTCGGGTGCTCAACAGCCAGAAGACGCCGGTCATCATCGCGGCCTGCACCCAGGTCAAGAAGCTCGAGGAAGAGGGCGACTTCATCTATCACGAATGGCTTGGCCGGCTGTTCGACGAGGAGAAGGACCCGATCACTCTCATCAAGTGGAAAGAAATTTACGACACGTTGGAGAAGACGCTCGACCAAGCGGAGGACGTCGCGAACGTTCTCGAGTCGATTGCCATCAAGCACAGCTGATCGCCATGACACCAGAGGTAGTTTTCATCGTCTTGGTCGTCGCGATTGCGCTCGCGTTCGATTTCATCAATGGGTTTCACGACAGCGCCAACTCGATCGCGACGGTGGTTGGAACCCGGGTGCTGACGCCGGGTGTGGCCGTGGCCTGGGCGGCATTCTTCAACTTCGTCGCTGCCTTTACCGTGGGGACGGCGGTGGCGAAGACGGTCAGCAAAGGCTTGATCGATCCGGCGGTCGTCGATCCCCAGGTGATTCTCGGGGCGTTGATCGGCGCCATCGTCTGGAATTTGGTGACTTGGTGGCTCGGCTTGCCCTCGTCCTCTTCCCATGCGCTGCTCGGCGGTTTCGGCGGCGCCGCTGTGGCGAAAGCGGGCATCGGGGCCTTGATCGGGTCTGGCTGGGTGAAGCCCCTCGTGTTCATTGTCTTGTCACCGCTGATTGGGGCGGGCGCCGGACTGGCGCTGACGATGATCATCGGATGGAGCGTGTATCGGTTGCCGGCCGCCAAGCTGGATCGGGTGTTCCGAAGGATTCAACTCCTCTCGGCGGCGGCCTTCTCGATCAGCCACGGCGCCAATGACGCTCAGAAGACGATGGGGATCATCGTCGGTCTGCTGGTGTCGGTCCACCCAGTTTTCAAGGATGCCACGGGGTGGCAGTCCATTCTGTACGTGCCATCGGCCGATACCATTCCGCTCTGGATCGAGATGAGCGCCTACAGTGCCATTGCCCTTGGCACGGCGCTCGGCGGGTGGCGGATCGTCAGGACGATGGGGACCCGAATCACCAAGCTGCGCCCGTTTGGGGGGTTCTGCGCGGAATCCGGTGGAGCGATCGCGATCTTCCTGGCGTCGGCCCTCGGGATTCCGGTCAGCACGACGCACACGATTACTGGGGCGATCGTCGGGGTGGGCACGGCCCAACGACTGTCGGCCGTTCGGTGGGGTGTGGCCGGGCGGATTGTCTGGGCATGGCTCCTGACGATTCCACTGTCGGCGTCCATCGCGGCCATCGCCTACATCATCGTCCGATAGCGGCGGCCATTTCTCCGGCGCTCGACCACCGATCCTCAGGGGTCTTGGCGAGGGCCCGGGTAATGGCCCGGGCCAAGCCCGCCGGCACGGTCGGCACCAGTTCGCGGATGTCGGGGATCGGTGCCGTCCGATGCAGCTCCAATACTGCAAGTTCGTTGGGACGCTGGTAGGGGGTTCTCCCGGTCAAGCACTCGCACAGCACGCAGCCAACCGAGTACAGATCCGACCTTGGATCGACGAGGGTTGCCCCCATAATCTGTTCGGGACTCATGTAGCGAGACGTCCCGACCGCCATCCCGCTCTTGGTCAGTCGGTCGGTGCCAGCCAGTTCGATGGCCCGCGAAATCCCGAAATCGATGAGGACGGTGCCGGCGCCTGAGATCAGGATGTTGTCCGGCTTGACGTCCCGGTGCACCACGTGCCGCTCGTGGGCCAGGGCATCGAGAAGGTCGAGGCCGAACCGGGTCGTGTCCTCAACCGAGATCTTGCCCCGCTGCTGGAGCACCTGGTACAGGGAAGGGCCGTCCACGAACGGCATGGCGTAATACACCAGCCACTCCGAGGTGCCCGAGTCGATCAGCCGCCCGATCTCGACGTCGACTTCGTAGCGCCTGGCCAGCGCAGCCCGCACGATCGGAAGAAGTTCTCGCGCGATGCCAGGAGTATACCTCGGGCCCCGCCGCTTGGTTAGCACCCCTTGCGCCGCGTGATCCTCCGAGAAATCCTTCTCCCGTCCCCGACCGCCGAGTGCCGAGTGCCGAGCGCCGAGTCCCGAAACGAGAACCCGCCGCTCAGCGGCCTGCGGATCGTCGAGTTTGCCGGGATCGGCCCGGCGCCGCTGGCCGGCATGCTCCTGGCTGACCTGGGCGCGGACGTCGTGGTCGTTGAGCGGCCGAATGCCGGCGGGATCGGGTCGATGATTCCCCGACGGCACCTCATTACCAACCGCGGAAAACGCCTAACGATTGCCGACCTCAAGTCCGCCGCCGGCTGGGATGCTGTGTTCGGACTGGTTGACCGCGCCGACGGCCTCATCGAGGGGTTCCGCCCCGGCACCATGGAACGGTTGGGCCTCGGTCCCGATCAGGTCCTGGCCAGGAACCCGCGCCTGGTATTCGGCCGGCTTACCGGCTGGGGCCAACGTGGCCCGCTCGCGGCCACGGCGGGCCACGACATCAACTACATCGCGTTGACTGGAGGACTGGACGCCATCGGCCGGGCCGGGGGGCCACCGCTCCCACCGGTCAACTTCCTGGGCGACTATGCGGGTGGGACGATGTTCGCGGTAACCGGCGTACTCGCGGCGCTCCTCGAGGCCCGCCGGTCCGGGAAAGGGCAGGTCGTCGACGCGGCGATGATCGACGGAGTCGGGGCCCTCCTCGCGCCCATGATGGGCATGCTTTCGGCCGGAGCGTGGACCCCGGTGCGGGGCCAGAATCTCTTCGATACCGGGGCGCCGTTCTACGACGTGTACCCCGCCGCCGACGGCAGGTTCGTCGCGGTGGGTGCCCTCGAGGACGAGTTCTTTGCGGCCTTGGTCGAAGGGCTAGGGCTTCCGGCCGGCGTGCTCGTGACGCGGTGGGATCGAGCGACGTGGCCTGAACTCCGTCGGCAGATTGCGGCGGCGATTGGTCAGAAGACGCGGGACGCTTGGACGGCGGTGTTTGCGGGGTCCGATGCCTGCGTGGCGCCGGTCCTTTCGATTGCCGAAGCCGCCCGCGACGAGCACCAGCTTAGCCGCCAAGGGTTCGTAGACGTTGAGGGACAGCTTCAGCCGGCGCCAGCGCCGCGGTTCAGCCGCACGCCGCCGCGGCCCCCGACCGCCCCGCCGGTTGACCTGACGCCAATCGAGGTCGTCCTGTCGGAGTGGGGCAACTCGCCTAGCGCTTGAACGGTCCGTCGCGGAGATCCACTGTTCGGCGGACCCTGCCGGTCCGGTCGATTATCCGGACCAACGACATCCACGGGATGGTGTGCAGGCTGATTGCAGGTGCCGTGGCCGCCTGGAGCGCGCTCCCGAAGGTGAAGGCATCGGCGAGGGCGTCATTGACGAGATAGCCTTCGTCCCGGAGGGAGGCCGCCGTCAGGGCCGACAGAGGATTGGCGCCTCCGCCGTTGAGGTACCCGGTCATCAGCTCGTTGTACAGGATCGATTCCCGCCAATGCGCGTCCCGGGTGCCGCCGCCGCCGAAGTTCTCCACCGGGACCGAGATACCGGGAAATCCGGTCGCGGAGGCGGCTGACGCGGCAAAGGCCATTCGACCCGATGGTCCGGTGAAGAACGGATCTCCCGTGCCCCGGCCGGTGATCAAGCCCTTCAGGTTCCAAAGCGTGCCGATTCCAAATATATGACCCATCTCGTGGAGGACGACGTCTCGAAACCGGTCACTCGCCTCGAGCGTCGCCACGTCATCAACGTCGAATTGCATGATTCCGATCACTGATAGCGAATCTTCCTGCCGGATGTAGCAGGGGCCGGCCCATCCGAGAATGCCGCCGGGGCCGTCAATCTTGGCGATCTTGGCGAAGATGAGGAGATCGTCGATCGTTTCGGTGATGGCTTCTCCGCCGCAGGAATCCAGCGAACCATCGGGGTCGCTGCTGTTGAACGGGGTGTCGACCAAGTCGCCCAGGATGATGCTCGACCAGCGGGCCGCAGCACTGTCGAACGCGGCCTTCTGCGTCACACTCGGCGCCGGTCCGATGAAGCGGATGTCGACCTGATACGCCGATGGCGGCGGGGTCAGGGTAGTGGCCGTGAACGTGATCGGTGGGAGGGCGCCCGTCGTGGCGGTGACGCTTTGCGGCCCGGCACCAAAGCGCCAGCTGCCTAACACGGCCTCGCCCTTGAAATCGGTCTTGGGCGCCGCGAGGGTGGTCTTCCCGCCGCCCAGGGCCACGGCAAAGGTGACCGTCTCGCCGGCCACGGGCCGGCCTTGCACGTCGACAACCCGGACGGTGGGCCGGCTCGAGCCGAAATTTCCGGCAAAGCCGGTTTGCGCGGTGGGGAGGGTTGACGCGATCGCGGCGGCTACTGCCGCCGCACCGGTCGCCTTGAATTTGGTGGGGACGATCCCTGGCGTTTCGACGGACAGTTCATTGGCGCCGGGCGTCGGGCCGAGGATCCAGCCGGGAGCGGTCGCCTTCCCGCCGACGTTGGTCTTGACCGACACAGCGCCATTCAAGCGGCCGCCGCCTCCTGACACCGTGAACGAAACGGCCACCCCGGCCAGGGGTTGATTCTGGCCGTCGAGTGCCCGAATGGCGATCGGGCTGGTCACCAGGGTGCCGGCATTGGCGGTTTGGTTGTCTCCGCTGCTCACTTCGACGGCCCCGGGGATGGCGAAGGCCACGAAATTGCTGGTGGTGGATTCAGGCCCTCGGGCCTGCAGGGTGTAGGACCCGGGCTCCGCTGCGATGGTCCACGAGGTGACGCCGGCCCGTCCAGCGGCGTCGGTGATGGCGGTTCCGCCCTGGACCGTTGAGCGGGCCGTGGCATCGACAAAGTTGATCTCCTGGCCTGAAATCGGGTTGCCGAAGGCGTCAGTGGCCTTAATTGCCGGGGCACTGCCGACCGTCCGCCCGACGATGACGAACTGGCTGGGCTCGGAAACGGGGGTCAGCAGCGCCAGGGGACCGATTCGGGCGGTGGCCCGGGCAATGGCCGGGCTCGGGACCCCGGTCGCGGTGGCCGAAAAGGTCTGGCCTCCGAGCTGTCCGCCGAGGATCCAGGTCACGGTCACTTGGCCGGTGGCATCGCTGGTGTCGGCCAGCACCGAGGGGAAACCGAACTCGGCTGCGGCGACAAAGGTGACCGGGACCGCGGGGAGGGGGCCGTCCTTGTCGCCCACGACGAAGGTCAACGGCGTCGCCAGGGGGGTGCCAACCTGGGCCTCCTGGTTGTCACCGGTCAGGAGGGCAATTCGGTCCGCCTGCCGGGGGCGGGGGGGGGGCGGAGTCGGCATCTCCCCGCCGCAGGCGGCAACCAGGGCCAGGCACACAAGGGATGGGAACCTCTGGACGGGCATCGGGCCTCGGCGGCAGTGAAGGGTTGGCTTCAGAATCGCACGCTTGGGCGGTCATTGGAACCCCCGGCGTCCCCCTCGTTCGGCTTGGGTTAGACCAACTCCTTGACCTGTATAGACCTCGGCTGTAGCTTACCGGGCTCTGAATTAGGTCTAAGAATTAGGTCTAAGAATGCCGACGATTAATCAACTCGTCCGTCGCCCACGAAAAGCGCCGGTCTACAAAGACAAGTCTCCAGCGCTCACTCGGAATCCGTTCCGTCGGGCGGTCTGTACCCGTGTCTATACCGTTACTCCGAAGAAGCCGAACTCGGCGCTCCGCAAGGTGGCGAAGGTCCGGTTAACCGACGGATACGAAGTCATCGCCTACATCCCGGGCGAGGGGCACAATCTCCAGGAACACTCGATCGTCCTGATTCGGGGCGGACGGGTGAAGGATCTTCCCGGGGTTCGGTATCACATCGTTCGCGGCACGTTGGACGCCGCCGGTGTGAACGGCCGGAAGCAAAGCCGCTCGAAGTATGGTGCCAAGGCCCCGAAGCCGGGCGCTGCGGCTGGAGCGAAAGCTGGAGGTAAGAAGTGAGCCGTCGCAAAAAATCGGTGCGTCGTCCGATCCCACCGGATCCGCGGTACGACAGCCAGACCGTTACGAAATTCCTGAACGCGTTGATGTACCAGGGCAAGAAGAGCTTGGCCGAGCGGGTGTTCTATACGGCCATGGACCTGATCGAAGAGCGGACGGGGCAGCCCGGAGTGACGGTCTTCAAGCAGGCCGTTTCCAACGCCAAGCCGGCCGTCGAGGTCAAGAGCCGCCGGGTCGGTGGCGCGTCGTTGCAGGTGCCGGTCGAAGTCCGGCCGGAGCGCCGCACCGCCTTGGCCATGCGCTGGTTGATTCAATATTCACGCGCCCGGAGCGAGAAGTCGATGTCCGAGCGTTTGGCTGCCGAAGTCATCCTCGCCTCCAAGGGCGAAGGCAGCACGGTGAAGAAGAAGGAAGACACCCACAAGATGGCGGAAGCCAACCGAGCCTTCGCACACTATAGGTGGTAGTAGTCTCGGCACTCGAGTGCCGAGTGCCGAGATTCAGTGCCGCGTGACGGTCGGGGAGTGATCCCCCGCCACCTCCGGCACGGTGGAAAAAGTAAGGGTCGTCCAATGGGCGCCCCCTCCCAACGTCGGCATCGATGGTCTGACGTGGAGGTAGTGCGGAGCGACACCGCGGGAATTTCCCGGCCGGTCGCCCCGCTTTTGTATTGATGAAATGATTAACCGGCAGAGCCGGACGGGGCTTAAGGGCAGCTTATGGCACGGAAAACTCCACTCAGTCGCTATCGCAATATCGGCATCATGGCCCACATTGATGCCGGGAAGACGACTACGACCGAGCGCATCCTGTACTACACCGGCAAGAACTACAAAATCGGTGAGGTCCATGATGGCGCTGCCACGATGGATTGGATGGAGCAGGAGCAGGAGCGGGGCATCACGATCACGTCGGCCGCCACGACCTGTTTCTGGATGCATAACGACCTCGAGTACCGCATCAATATCATCGACACCCCCGGGCACGTCGATTTCACGGCTGAGGTCGAGCGGTCCCTTCGGGTCCTCGACGGCGCCGTCACGCTGCTTGACTCCGTGGCCGGCGTCGAGCCGCAGACCGAGACCGTCTGGCGGCAGGCCGACCGGTACGGGGTACCGCGGATTATTTTCGCGAATAAGATGGACCGGGTCGGGGCCGACTTCTTTCGGTGTTTGAGCATGATCCGCGACCGGCTGAGTAAGAAGGCTTTTCCGCTCCAGCTGCCGATCGGGTCCGGCGAGACCTTTACCGGGCACATCGATCTCATCCGGCAGGTCGAGATCGTGTTCGATGACGAGAACATGGGCAAGACCTTTACCGAGATGCCGATTCCTGAGGC is a window of Gemmatimonadota bacterium DNA encoding:
- a CDS encoding DUF47 domain-containing protein → MSRTGSDAKFKVVSTTQAQGPPVRLLPRDERFFDLFTSVATLNVEAAKHLHELFKAEPDSRAYLAESIKRLEHEADVLTHDVITRLDRSFITPLDREDIHMLASRLDDVLDRIDGTARRAQIFRPGHTPQGIVLITDVIVRSTVQLNEAVRVLNSQKTPVIIAACTQVKKLEEEGDFIYHEWLGRLFDEEKDPITLIKWKEIYDTLEKTLDQAEDVANVLESIAIKHS
- a CDS encoding inorganic phosphate transporter, yielding MTPEVVFIVLVVAIALAFDFINGFHDSANSIATVVGTRVLTPGVAVAWAAFFNFVAAFTVGTAVAKTVSKGLIDPAVVDPQVILGALIGAIVWNLVTWWLGLPSSSSHALLGGFGGAAVAKAGIGALIGSGWVKPLVFIVLSPLIGAGAGLALTMIIGWSVYRLPAAKLDRVFRRIQLLSAAAFSISHGANDAQKTMGIIVGLLVSVHPVFKDATGWQSILYVPSADTIPLWIEMSAYSAIALGTALGGWRIVRTMGTRITKLRPFGGFCAESGGAIAIFLASALGIPVSTTHTITGAIVGVGTAQRLSAVRWGVAGRIVWAWLLTIPLSASIAAIAYIIVR
- a CDS encoding serine/threonine protein kinase, with the protein product MPSGNHRPDPAGIRPLNDHDVRAQVSQEHAGQRRRADPGKLDDPQAAERRVLVSGLGARHSALGGRGREKDFSEDHAAQGVLTKRRGPRYTPGIARELLPIVRAALARRYEVDVEIGRLIDSGTSEWLVYYAMPFVDGPSLYQVLQQRGKISVEDTTRFGLDLLDALAHERHVVHRDVKPDNILISGAGTVLIDFGISRAIELAGTDRLTKSGMAVGTSRYMSPEQIMGATLVDPRSDLYSVGCVLCECLTGRTPYQRPNELAVLELHRTAPIPDIRELVPTVPAGLARAITRALAKTPEDRWSSAGEMAAAIGR
- a CDS encoding CoA transferase — protein: MPSAESRNENPPLSGLRIVEFAGIGPAPLAGMLLADLGADVVVVERPNAGGIGSMIPRRHLITNRGKRLTIADLKSAAGWDAVFGLVDRADGLIEGFRPGTMERLGLGPDQVLARNPRLVFGRLTGWGQRGPLAATAGHDINYIALTGGLDAIGRAGGPPLPPVNFLGDYAGGTMFAVTGVLAALLEARRSGKGQVVDAAMIDGVGALLAPMMGMLSAGAWTPVRGQNLFDTGAPFYDVYPAADGRFVAVGALEDEFFAALVEGLGLPAGVLVTRWDRATWPELRRQIAAAIGQKTRDAWTAVFAGSDACVAPVLSIAEAARDEHQLSRQGFVDVEGQLQPAPAPRFSRTPPRPPTAPPVDLTPIEVVLSEWGNSPSA
- a CDS encoding 30S ribosomal protein S12, producing the protein MPTINQLVRRPRKAPVYKDKSPALTRNPFRRAVCTRVYTVTPKKPNSALRKVAKVRLTDGYEVIAYIPGEGHNLQEHSIVLIRGGRVKDLPGVRYHIVRGTLDAAGVNGRKQSRSKYGAKAPKPGAAAGAKAGGKK
- a CDS encoding 30S ribosomal protein S7 translates to MSRRKKSVRRPIPPDPRYDSQTVTKFLNALMYQGKKSLAERVFYTAMDLIEERTGQPGVTVFKQAVSNAKPAVEVKSRRVGGASLQVPVEVRPERRTALAMRWLIQYSRARSEKSMSERLAAEVILASKGEGSTVKKKEDTHKMAEANRAFAHYRW